One Williamsia phyllosphaerae genomic window, CGCGCGTCCGCCGTCGAGGCCGATCGAGCCGCGGTAGGCGTCGTTCGACCCGCAGAACTTCAGCCACTCGTTGGCGGGCCGGTTGGGGGTGATGTTGATCGGGTCGATCTTCGGTGGGGTCACCGGGATGGTGCGCACCACGGCGCCGCCACATCCGGCGGTGACGGTGGCGGTGGTCCCGGACAGACGAACTGCCTGTCCGGGGGCCACCGTCTGGCCACCGACCCTCATCCCGGCGTCCGCACGCACATTCGCCGTGGTGTTGCGTGTGAGCGCAACCGTCACGGCCTTGTCCGTCTTCCCCGCGGTCGTGCCGCCGTAGTAATGGCCGAGGATCTGGTCGTACTTCCAGCCCTTCTTCGCGTATCCGAAGGCGCCGTACTGTCCCATCCCGCGTCCGTGGCCGAGCCCGTGACCGATCAGGGTCACCTGGGCGCCGACCGAGAGCGACACCGGCTCATCGATGGACGACTCGTGCGCGACGAACGCCCCGACGCCGATGGCGGAGACCACCAGAGCAGGAGCCAACCCCAACGTGATCGAGGTGAGCGTTCTGCGGTCGGTGGCTCGACGTGCCATCGGCGATCCTTCATCTGTGGTTGGGGTCAGGTAACTGGTGGGACTCAAGCGACTGTAGTGACCGAATTGAAGTCACAACAGTGAACTCATGTCACAACAGCATCACGAGTTACACGCCACGCCGTCGGTGGTCGTGGACTTCGCACCCTCCCGCCGACACGATGTGGCGGTCTGTCGGATTTCGGCGGGCCGAACGAGGGAGATCCACAGTGCGCTATCGCCGACCGAGGCCGTCGATCGTGATGGCGGCCGTCGCGGCGGTCGTCGTCGCGAGCCCGGTGGCCGTTCTCGTGGGCGGCAGCGCCCCCGACAATGCCGTCGACCAGCGAACACCGGCGTCCGACGCCATCTCGACCACGATCCGCCAGGTGAGCCTCGACACGGTCCCGTCGACGGTGCTCGACCTCGTCCGCTCCGGCCTGGCCGGGGTGGGCGTGACGCTCCCGCCGCTCGACCTGCTCAAGCTGCAGATCCCCGACATCGCGCGCGCCCTGCCGCCCGGCGTGCTGCCCACCGGCCTGATCCCGCCCGAGCTGCTCCCGTCCACGGCCCCGTCCACCATGGCGCCGTCCACAACGGCCCCGTCCACCACTGGTCCCGCGCCGAGCGCCGGTCGCACGCCCGCCTCGGCGGCCGTGCCCGCAGGTGCGGTCGTCAAGGAGATCACCCGCAAGGACCCGTTCAGCATGATCGCCCTGACCTGGGACGGTCTGTCCGACACGACCGCTTTCGTCCGCGCCCGTCAGCCCGACGGCTCGTGGGGCAAGTGGTATTCCGCCGACCCCGTCGACGGCGGCCCGGCGGTACGCGCCGGACGTGCGCCGACCAGCCAGGGCACCGAGCCGGTCTGGGTGGGCAACACCAAGGCGGTCCAGGTGGTCGTCACCAAGGACGGCGTCGCCACCCCGGGCGTCGAGGGCGCGAAGCCGGCACCGTCGGCGGGCGCGACGGCCACCACGACCGTTCCCGAGATGTCCGTGGCACCGGGCGAGATCGCCCCACGCGCGTTCACCGTCCCCCGTGCCCCGGTGCAGGGCGACCCGATGGCCCCCGCGGCGACACCGGCACCGCCCGGACCGACCACCACCGCCTCGGCCCCGGCCCCGATGACGACGCCCTCGACGCCGAACGCGCTGGAGAAGGTCGTCTCGACGCTCAAGGCCGCCCTCATCGACCCGGGTGCCGGTGGCGCACCGGGTGGACTCGGCCTCCCCGCCGTCCTACCGGGACAGCAGCCGCCGATCATCACCCGCGCACAGTGGGGTGCCGACGAGTCCAAGCGCTGCCAGCAGCCGACCTACGATCCCGGCCTCAAGGCCGCGGTCGTCCACCACACCGCGGGCAACAACGACTACACCGCCGAGCAGTCGGCCGAGATCGTGCGCGGCATCTACGCGTACCACGCACAGACGTTGGGCTGGTGCGACATCGGATACAACGCGCTCGTCGACAAGTATGGCCAGATCTTCGAGGGCGCGTTCGGCGGACTGGACAAGAACGTGCAGGGCACCCACACCGGCGGGTTCAACCGCGACACCGTCGGCGTGGCCATGATCGGCAACTACAACGAGGTGGCGCCCTCGCCGGAGACCATCCGGTCGGTGGGCAGCTTCCTCGGGTGGCGACTCAAGCTCGCCGGACTCGACCCCAAGGCCAACGCACAGCTGACGTCGATCGGATTCGACACCGCGAAGTTCGGTGCCGGCGAGACGTCGAACCTGCCGATGATCAGCGGCCACCGCGACTACGACAACACCGAGTGCCCCGGGACCCTTGGATACGCGGCCCTGCCGCAGATCCGGGACGTGGCCGCGGGCAACCTCGCCGCCGCGGGCACCCCGAGTGCGGCGCCGACGGCGCCGAGTTCCTCGGTCGCGCCGGGTGCGCCGAGCACCTCACCGGGGGCCGCCGACGTCCTGTCGACGACCGACGTGGGCGCCATCGCGAAGAAGTGGCTGTCGCTGGGCGGCGCCACCGGCACCCTGGGCCAGGCGCAGACACCGGAGATGACGACGCCCGACGGCACCGCGAAGTACGTGAACTTCTCTGACGGCAAGATCTACTGGTCGAAGGAGACCGGCGCGCAGGTCGTGCAGGGCGCCATCGAGAAGGCGTGGGGCGCGGCCGGGTTCGAGAAGAGTGCGCTGGGCATGCCGGTCTCCGGCGAGACCGACGCCGTCACCGGCATCATCACCCAGGCGTTCCAGTTCGGGTCGCTGGTGTTCAACAAGACGACCGGCGTCGTGGTGAAGGTGATCAAGGCGTTCGTCGACGAGTTCACCCGCAGCATGCGCGACCAGTTGAGCCCGGCCGCCCGGCCGGCGACGCCACCGGCCGCGGCCACCACGCCACCGGCGGGGGCACCAGTCCCGGTGCCCACCACCGGGCCGGTCGGCTGAGGGCTACTGACCGACGGGAGCGGTCGAGCGCGACGTGCCCGCGTCCGACAGGCAGGTCGCGGTGATGATCGCGGTCCAACCGGTCGGTGTGTCCGGCTTGACCACCGGGTTGGGCTGCTCGGAGCAGGCCTGGTTGCCGTTGAGGCGTACCGAGTTGAAGAGGTAGAGGTTGATCTGCGCGCCGATGACCGCGCTCTGCGGGGTCGGGTAGTAGCGCGAGACGAACTTCTTGTCGTAGGTACCGGCGACCGCGGCCGAGGCACCCGGGTCGGTGGTGGTCGGGGCCGCCGACGCGGCGCCTGCTCCCACCATCCCGATGCCGACGACGGCGGCCGAGGCGGTGAGGCCGAGGACGATGGAACGGGCAGGATTGCGGCGGTTTGTGTTCGTGGTCATGTGATCAGTGTCCCAAGAATTCGGACGTCGTGTCCACGTACGCCCGATGAATCATCCGTACCAGCGCATCAGGATTCGCCCGACACCGTCGTTGTCGTTGCTGGTGGCGATCTCGTCGGCCGCGTCCTTGGCCGCCGGGTGGGCGTTGGCCATCGCGACCCCGCGGTGGGCCCAGCGCAGCATCTCGATGTCGTTGGGCATGTCGCCGAACGCGATCACCGCGTCGGTGGGCAGTGAGGCGATGTCGGCGAGTTTCTTCAGTCCCGACGCCTTGTTGATGCCCGGCAGCGCCAGTTCGACGAGCCCGTTGTCGGTGGAGAACGTCACCGCGGCGAGGTCTCCGACCACCTCGGAGAGTCGTCGGGCCATCTCACCGCTGGCCATGTCCGGTTTGCGCACCAGGAGCTTGACCGCGGGCGCCGAGACGACCTCGTCGTCGCCGACCTCGATGTGGTCGGGGTTCAGCCACGCGTGCTCGTAACCCGTCGAGGCGACGAACGGCGGCGTCGCGGCGTCGTGGGCGCTCTCCCCCACCCGCTCGGCGGCGAGCCCGCACCCGGGGATCAGCTCCTTCGCGAACCCGGCGAGCCGGACCAGGGCGGCGGGATCGAGGGTGGCGGTGTGCAACACCTTGTCCTGCGCGACGTCGTAGACGATGGCGCCGTTCGCGCACACCGCATAGGTGAGGGCGTCGAGTTGCCCGGCGATCTCGGCGATCCACCGCGGTGGTCGGCCGGTTGCCAGTACGAACGTCGTGCCCGCCTTCGCGGCACGACGGATCGCCTCGCGCGTCAGCGGACGCACGGTGTTGTCGTCGTCGATCAACGTCCCGTCGACGTCGCTGACGATGAGGGTGGGTGGACCGAACCTGGTGCGACGCATCGTCAGTGACTTCCCTTGTGTTCGTCGCGTGCCCGCGCGGCGCGGAGTTGCGCCTTGCGTTCGTCGTCCTGCTCCTCGATGACGCGTGCCTGCGCGAGGGTCGGGGCGCCCCCGCCCATCGACGCCGGCACCCAGTGGGCACCGGGCGGATGGTGTCCGTAGGTGCTGCGGACGTCGTCGAGCATCGAGCTCATCACCGACTTGAGCCGGGCCGTCTCGGTGACGGCGTCGCCGGGGCAGTCGATCGGGTCGCCGAACCGGACCATCACCGGGATGTGGCTGCGGCCCATGTCGCGCGTGCTCCCGCCGACCTGGTCACCGGTCTTGGTCCACTGCCGCTGGGCGCCCCACACGATGCAGGGGACAACGGGGACATCGGCGGACTGCGCCATACGCACGGCCCCGGTCTTGAAATCCTTCAACTCGAAGCTGCGGCTGATCGTCGCCTCCGGGTACACCCCCACGACAAACCCCTGTCGCAGGTTCTCGACCGCCTGCGCGTAGGCCTCGGCGCCCGCCGAGCGGTCCACCGGGACGGTGTGGGTGTGGGTGATCAGGAACCGCACCAGGGGGTTGTCCATCATCTCCGACTTGATCATGTACCGACACCGACGTCCGCCGCGGTAGACGCCGATGGCCGCGGGGAGGAAATCGACGTAGCTCGTGTGGTTGATCGCGATCACCGCCCCACCCGTGGCCGGGATCTTGTCGGCGTCGGCCACGTCGAGACGCATCCCCTGCGCCCTGACCAGCGCATGTGCCGCAATCTCCAACGTCCGGTAGACGGGTTCCATACGCTGAGCCTAACGACCCGCCCGGCATCGATCGACGTTGTTCCGGCCAAGGCGGGTCGATGGCAGTTGTCGAATCAGTTGTTTGTGATCAGCGACAGCTGTCAGACTCATGTCCGTCCGTCGGGGGCGATTCATCACCACAGGGGTCACGCGTGCGATCAGGTCGTCCACCGTCAGCGGCCGGTCCCGGCGACCCCACTCCACTGTCGAGCGCCGGTTTCGGGACGTCGCTTCGGCAATGGATCTCGGGCGACCACGACTACGTGTGGATCGTGAACCACCACTCGATGCGCTCGCTGCACCGACCGATCAGGCTGGTCTTCGCGGGGAACACCCTGCTGTTCGCGATCTGTTCCAGCCTTCTGCTGGGTAGTCCGTCGGGGCCTCGTGGGGTCCCCTCGGTCACCTGGGCGATCGCCGTGCTGGTGGTGCAGGCGGTGGCGATCGCCGCGATCCTCCTCGCGCCCGTGCCCACCACCTCACGCATGGCGCAGCGGTATTTCGTCGGGTTCGCGATCTTCGGTGACGTGGGCCTCACCTCGGTCCTGCTCCTCTACACCCCGGTGGTCAGCGCCTTCGGCTGCGCGTTGTTCGTGCTGAACAGCGCGCTGTGTACCTACTTCGTCAGTTCGCGGTGGCTGCTGGCCCACATGGCGTGGGCGGCGGCGGTGATCGGGTGGACGACGTGGCGAGTTCACGACAGCGGTTCCTTCGACACGTTCGCGACGATCGCAGGGGGCCTGGTCATGCTGGTGGCGGTCTGCGCTGTCCCGGTCGCCGCACACGTCGCGTGGACCCTGCTGTCGATCGACGCCCGCCAGTCACTGCGGGATCCACTCACGGGTCTGCACAATCGACGCGGTATCGACGCGTCGCTCGAACCGCTGTGGCGAGCCGCGCAGGACCGGGGTGTCGCGATCGGCGCGGTGGTCATAGACATCGACAACTTCAAACGGATCAACGACACCTACGGACACGACGTCGGTGATCTCGTACTGCAGCAGATGTCGGCCCGCATGATCGGCCTCGCCGGCCCCACCGCGGTCGTGGGTCGGACCGGAGGCGAGGAGTTCACCATCGTCGTGACCGGCACGGTTCCCGACGTCGTCGACCGGATCACCTCCCTGCCCGACCGGCTGCGTGACGCCATCGACTCCGCGCCGGTGACCGTCAGCGTGGGTGCGGCGGTCATCGAGTCGCCCGACGATCATCGTGTCGACATCGCGATCCGACACGCGCTTCGTGCTGCGGACGGTCGCATGTACGACGCCAAGCGCAGTGGCGGCGGACGAGCCTTCCTCAGCTCGATCTAGGCGGCCGGGGCGATCAGTTCGGCTGGAACCGCGGCGGATCCTGGCTGAGATCGACGTCGCCGGACAGGTAGTCGAGCGCCGACCGGGTCACCGGGGCCGGACTGCGGCTGGACCGATAGGTCGCCTGCCACGGCACCGAGCCGGACACCGAGATCGCGTCGGCGTCGGTGTAGCCCGAGTACCGCAGCTTGATCGAGGACAGCTCCATCGTGCGCGGGTCACTCCACGTCACCGTGCCCGGCAGCGCGTCGAAGGCGAACACCTCCTGCTCGCAGCCCGGCTTGTCCACCGAGGCGTCGGTCTGCTTGGACTGGGCGCAGTACTGGAGGTAGGCGGTGACCGCGATGGACGCCGCCTTGTTGCCCTCCTTGCTGATGTCGAACTCGAGCTGGGGGTAGTAGGACGAGTAGGGGCCGACGGGCCACTCGTCGGTCTTGGAGTCGGTCGCGGCGATGTACTTGTTCGACGTACCCCATTCGATCGGACCCGGGAAGACGTATGCCTTCGAGTCGCCGGAGACGTCGACGCCGAACAGTGTGGGCTTGTTCTTCTCGATCGAACTCGACGAGAGATCGATCTCGATGGCGCCCTGCTGGACCTTCCAGTCGCCGCCGGTCTTGGTCAGCCGGAAGTCGACGTCGGCGTTGCGCTGACCGAAGTTGTAGGTGGCCTTGACGATCGCGCGTTCGGACGTGGTGGAACTCTTCACGACCTTGATGTCGCCGATCTTGGCCCGGGCCTGCTGACGCTTGAGGATGTCGTCGGTGAGGAGCTTCGTGTTGCCGGGTGCGTCGATCGTCGACAACGCCTTCTTCGCGTCTCCGTCGGAGAGAGCCTGCAGGTAGGCGGTCACCGTGCTCGACGGGTCGGAGTCGGCGTCGTCGGACAACACCAGGAGCGAGACCGTCGTCGCGATCACCAGGATCACGACGATGCCCGTGATGATCGGACCGATCACCCAGCCGCGTCGCCACCACGGCGCACGGTCGGGCGGCCCGGGTGGTGGACCCCATGGCGGACCGGGCGGCGGCCCGTATCCCGGCGGCGGACCGTACGGCGGCCCTCCGGGCGGGAAGGGCTGGTTCTGCGGGAACTGGGGGTTCTGCGGAAACGGCGATGTCGGGGGGAACTGGGGTTTCGGGGGGAACTGCTGCCCGGGCGGCGGGAATCCCTGCCCCTGCGCGGGATCCCATGGCTGACCGGGCCCCTGCGGACCGTTCCACCCACCACCCTGATTCGGCGGTTGACTCATGTGCGTACCCCGTGTCGTGAGTTCCCGTACGCCCGTTACGGGCGAATATCTCCGACAGAGTAGCGACCCACGTCCCGGGCGTCCGTGCGAACCCGACGCACAGGGCTCAGCCGTCGCGCTCGGCGCGACGCGCGGCCTTCTCGGCGCTCTCCTGCGCGTCCATCGCGTTTGCCTCGGCCAGCGTCGGAGCCCCTCCGCCCAGGCGCGCGGGCACCCAGTACTCGCCGGCCGGGTGGGGACCGTAGGCCTGTTGGACCTCGTCGAGGGTGTCGACCATCGCCTGGTGCAGGGTCGCGGTCAGTTCGACCGGGTCGCCGAGCGGCGCGATCGGCGGCGCGACGCCGATGCTGATGGGGGTGTTGGTGCGACCCATCCTTTTCGGGTGGCCCTTGGTCCAGACGCGCTGCGCGCCCCAGATGACGGTCGGGACGATGGGCACCCCGGCCTCGAGCGCCATGCGGGCGGCGCCGGACTTGAACTCCTTGATCTCGAAGCTGCGGCTGATCGTCGCCTCCGGATACACGCCGACGAGCTCGCCGGCCTGCAGGTACTCGACGGCCGAACGGTAGCTGTCGGCGCCCGCCCCGCGGTCGACCGGGATGTGCTTGAGCGCGCGCATGATGGGTCCGCTGACCTTGGAGTCGAAGACCTCCTTCTTCGCCATGAAGCGCACTTTGCGGCGGCCGTGCAGGAACGCGGGGAGCCCGGCGTAGGTGAAGTCGAGGTACCCGGTGTGGTTGATCGCGATGACCGCGCCGCCGGTCAGGGGCACGTTCTCGGCGCCGGTGACGGTGAACTTGAGTCCCTGCGCCGCCCACATCGAGCGGGCGATCGCGATCACGGTGTCGTAAGCGGGTTCCATGCGGACGACAGTAGCGTCCGCCTCTACCCTGGAGGGGCGGTCGCGTGAGCGACGCATGATCGAGAGGAACGAAACCAGTGCAGGTCACCAGCGTCGGGCACGCCGGATTCCACATCCAGACAGCGGCCGGGTCGATCCTGTGCGACCCGTGGGTCAATCCCGCCTACTTCGCGTCGTGGTTCCCGTTCCCGGACAACACCGAGCTCGACTGGCGCGCGCTCGGTGACTGCGACTACCTCTACGTCTCGCACCTGCATCGCGATCACTTCGACGCGCGCAACCTCGCCGAGAACGTCAACAAGGACACGACCGTCCTGTTGCCGGACTACCCGGTGCCGGATCTGCGTCGCGAGCTCGAGGCGCTGGGCTTCCACAAGTTCGTCGAGACCGAGGACTCGGTCAAGACGACCGTCAGCAACGACAAGGGCAGCCTCGACATCATGATCGTCGCGTTGCGGGCGCCCGCCGACGGTCCGATCGGTGACAGCGGGCTGATCGTCTCCGACGGTGAGACCACCTGCTTCAACATGAACGACGCCCGGCCGGTGGATCTCGACGTGATCTCGGAGGCGTTCGGGCACATCGACATCCATCTGCTGCAGTACTCCGGCGCGATCTGGTACCCGATGGTCTACGACATCCCGCGCAAGTCGAAGGCGAACTTCGCCGCGCAGAAGCGACAGCGCGGCATGGACCGGGCGCGGTCCTACATCGAGCAGGTCGGCGCCACATGGGTGGTCCCCTCGGCCGGACCGCCGATGTTCCTCGACGACGAACTGCGGTACCTCAACGACGTCGGCGACGCCGAGGGCAACCCCGATCCGACGTGCATCTTCCCCGACCAGGCCACGTTCCTCGACCAGATGGTCGAACACGGCACCGACGACGGCACCAAGCACCGCGGGCTGATGATGGTGTCCGGTTCGACGGTCGAGCTGCGCGGTTCCGAGCTCGTCGAGATCGGTCATCCGTACCCACCGGAGCAGGTGTTCGGCGTGAACAAGGCCGCCTACCTCGAGAAGATGGCGCAGAAGTTCGCGCCGGTGATCGCCGAGGCCAAGGCGTCGTGGGCGCCCGCCGAGGGTGAGCCCCTGCTGCCGGCGCTGCGCGATCTGTTCGAGCCGATCATGGCGGCCAGCGACCTCATCTGCGACGGGATCGGCTACCCGGTCGGACTCGTGATGGGTGATCAGACCGTCGTGCTCGACTTCCCCAACCGCACCGTCCGCGAGCCCAAGGAGGGTGAGGGCAAGTACCGCTACGGATTCCGCATCGCACCCGAGATGGTGCGAACGGTGTTGCGGGACAACGAGCCCGACTGGGTGAACACGATCTTCCTGTCGACGCGGTTCACCACGTGGCGTATCGGTGGGTACAACGAGTTCCTCTACACGTTCTTCAAGTGCCTGACCCCCGAACGTGTCGCCTACGCCGACGGATGGTTCTCCGAGGCGCACGACGACTCCGCGTCGATCGTCAAGGACGGGTGGGAGATCCAGCGCCGGTGTCCGCACCTCAAGGCCGACCTGTCGAAGTTCGGTGTCATCGAGGGCGAGAAGCTGACCTGCAACCTGCACGGCTGGTCATGGGATCTGCCCACCGGGCGGTGCCTCACCTCGAAGGGTCACGAGCTCCGGTCGTCCAAGATCGAGTCATGACCGAACGCCGGTCGTGAGCGAGCCCCGGCGCGAGTACACCTGGGCGCCGCCGGGCGCCCGCGAGCGGAGCACCCTGCCCGGACTCCAGCAGATCCGCGCGCAGATCGACGGGTCGATGCAGCTGAGTCCGGCCGCGTCCACCCTCGACTACCGTCCGGTCGACGCCGGCGAGGGGTGGGCCGTGATCGAGATGGAGCCGCGCGAGTTCCATTGCAACGCACACGGAACCGTTCAGGGCGGGGTGATCGCAGCGGTGATCGACTCGGCCTTCGGGTCCGCGCTGATGACGGTCAACGTCGACAACCGGCGCTTCTCCACCCTTGATCTGAGCTGTCGCTACATCCGTGCCATCAGTCCGGACAGCGGGGCGATCCGGGTGCGCGCCGAGGTCGAACACCACGGCCGCACCACGGCCACCGTGAGAGCCGAGGTCCATGACGCGCAGGGCCGACTCGTCGCCAGCGCCTCGTCGACGTTGTTGATGCTCTCCTAGCCCACGGGCGGCCGGTCAGTTCGCGCGGAAGCGTTTGAACTCGGTGTCGGACAACGTGAACCCGAACCCGTCTGGATTGACGCAGGCGATGCCGACGGTGGCCGCGGAGCAGACGATGGTCAGATCCGGGCGGGGTCGGAACACGACGCGTTGGCCGTAGGCCAGCGTGTTCGGTGAGCGGATCGCGTTGCCCTGGACGATGGTGGCGCACAGCGGCTTGTCGAAGTCGAAGAAGCCGAACTGGTTGGCGTTGCCCTGCTCGTCGCCGGGATAGAAGCCGCACAGGAGCGACGGGTCGACGGTGTGCCGGTTGTCCAGCGTCTGGCAGACCAGGGTCTCCGACGTCGTGCGGCACTCGATCTTCTTCGACGGCGACGCGAAGGAGTAGCTCGTGCCGTCGGCGAAGTCGGATGCGGGCAGCGCACCGGCGGTGGGGTCGGCCGGGGTGGTCGACGGTGCGGTTGTGGTCGGTGCGGTGGTGGTCGTCTCCGCGGGTGCCGCCGAGCTCTGTTCCGGCGCAACCGACTTCGAGACTGTCACCGTGGACGTGGTCGGTGCCGGGTCAGCCGCGTCGTCAGAGCAACCGGTCACGAACACCAACAGGGCGAAGACCGCACAGAGTCCACGGAGTACGCGCATGTCCACCTAGAGCACCGTGAACGAGTCGACCGACAGGAAGAACCCCGTGGCGCCGGCGCCGCCGACCTGCGTGCAGGTGAGTCCGTCGACCGCGGATGCGCAGGTGATCGTACGGCCGCCCATGGGCGAGAAGGTGACCCGCTGGCCGTATCCCAGGGTGTGCGGCGAGTTGAAGCCCTCGCCCTGGATGATCGTCGCGCACGGGGCGGGCCCACTGGGGAACCAGCCGAAGCGCACGGCGCGGCTCTGCTCCAGGCCGGGGTAGAAGTTGCACAGCGACGCCGTGGTGACGGTGTGCGGATTGCCCGACGTCTGGCACATGAAATTGCCCTCGATCGCCCGGCACTGGATCTGCTTGCTCGGCGATGCGAAGGAGTACCGAGATCCGTCGGCGAAGTCCGAGACGGGTCGCGCGACCGGTGCCGGGGTCACGTCTTCCTGCGTGTCGGCCGCAGGCGTCTCGGTGGCGGGTGCGTCGGTGGCGGGTGCCGCCCCCGAGCCGGTGTCCTCATCCGAGCCCTGGGTGGTCGCCGACGATCCCGGGGCGGTGACCGTCACCGTGGACGCCGCGGATCCGGTGTCGGATTCACCCGACGAGCAGGCGCCCGTCAACAGAACGAGAGCGCCCGCCGCGACCACTGCCGCGAGCCTGTGCGGTGCAATTCCGATCATTGGTACTCCTCAGTTCCGGTAGGTGTATCTCATGTCGCCCGGAACGGCGTGACCGTTACTTCCGCATACGTTCGGATCGATGTGCTCGCCCGAAAACCTCGTGGTTCGGACTGTGGTTAAGCTTGCCTCAACGAACACAGGTGAGCCTCACTTATCTTCAGGCCGCCACCACGACCCGATCCGGAGGCCACGATGTCGATCACGACAGAGCGACTGCGCAGCCGGACCGTCGGCGACGATGTCGTCTCGGCCGGCGAGACAACCATCGCAGATCTCCCCCTCGGTCGTGCGACGACCGTGACCCGGCTCTGCGTCGAGGCCGACGCCACCACAGCACGCAGGTTTTTCGACCTGGGCTTCGCCCCGGGAGCCGAGGTGATCGCGATGCGACGCGCGCCGATGCGGGGGCCGGTCGTCGTGCGGGTGGCCGGCTACGAGATCGCTCTGCGCCGCGAGCAGGCGCAGTGCATCAAGGTCGCCGCGCTCTCCTGACCGCTTGGTGCTGTTTGTCCGGTATCGCCGATCGGTGACGTTCGACCCCCGTTCACCCTGCACATACTGTGGATGACATCCGGTCGTCAGGCCAGGCTTTCCTTGCCGCTCGCGAACCGGTGGCCGACGAGCGGGGGTCCCTGGTGAGCTGTGGTCCACACGGCAACGCCGAGTCATCCGACGGCAGTGGATCGGACGCACGCCTCGCCCTCGTCGGCAGTCCGAACTCCGGCAAGACCACACTGTTCAACGCGCTCACCGGCCTTCGGGCCAAGACCGGCAACTATCCCGGGGTGACAGTCGCACGCTACGAGGGCCGCACGCAGGTCGGCGAACACAACGTGCTCGTGGAGGATCTGCCCGGCACCTACAGCCTCGACGCGATCAGCCCCGACGAGCAGATCGTCTCCGACGTGCTCGACCCGGACGACGTCGCCACCGAGACCCCGGACGGGCTCGTCGTCACCCTCGACGCCACCACGCTGCGACGCTCGTTGGGTATGCTCGCCCAGGTCTTGAGTGCCGACC contains:
- a CDS encoding MBL fold metallo-hydrolase, which gives rise to MQVTSVGHAGFHIQTAAGSILCDPWVNPAYFASWFPFPDNTELDWRALGDCDYLYVSHLHRDHFDARNLAENVNKDTTVLLPDYPVPDLRRELEALGFHKFVETEDSVKTTVSNDKGSLDIMIVALRAPADGPIGDSGLIVSDGETTCFNMNDARPVDLDVISEAFGHIDIHLLQYSGAIWYPMVYDIPRKSKANFAAQKRQRGMDRARSYIEQVGATWVVPSAGPPMFLDDELRYLNDVGDAEGNPDPTCIFPDQATFLDQMVEHGTDDGTKHRGLMMVSGSTVELRGSELVEIGHPYPPEQVFGVNKAAYLEKMAQKFAPVIAEAKASWAPAEGEPLLPALRDLFEPIMAASDLICDGIGYPVGLVMGDQTVVLDFPNRTVREPKEGEGKYRYGFRIAPEMVRTVLRDNEPDWVNTIFLSTRFTTWRIGGYNEFLYTFFKCLTPERVAYADGWFSEAHDDSASIVKDGWEIQRRCPHLKADLSKFGVIEGEKLTCNLHGWSWDLPTGRCLTSKGHELRSSKIES
- a CDS encoding PaaI family thioesterase is translated as MSEPRREYTWAPPGARERSTLPGLQQIRAQIDGSMQLSPAASTLDYRPVDAGEGWAVIEMEPREFHCNAHGTVQGGVIAAVIDSAFGSALMTVNVDNRRFSTLDLSCRYIRAISPDSGAIRVRAEVEHHGRTTATVRAEVHDAQGRLVASASSTLLMLS
- a CDS encoding FeoA family protein is translated as MSITTERLRSRTVGDDVVSAGETTIADLPLGRATTVTRLCVEADATTARRFFDLGFAPGAEVIAMRRAPMRGPVVVRVAGYEIALRREQAQCIKVAALS